A window of Ictidomys tridecemlineatus isolate mIctTri1 chromosome 1, mIctTri1.hap1, whole genome shotgun sequence contains these coding sequences:
- the Pstk gene encoding L-seryl-tRNA(Sec) kinase isoform X2, with amino-acid sequence METAAGAQAAGSAGPRERGLCVLCGLPAAGKSTFARALGRRLRQERGWTVGVLSYDDVLPDASLDSEGARPPPSQWKMLRQELLKYLECFLTAVISGCQMSAPPNRTEAIWENFITCLKDQDLIFSSALKAPYCYLLAKTAVSRPLFLVLDDNFYYQSMRYEVFQLARKYCPLETCLQRNGQRLRALPPETIYAMGEKIEKPNPQKNAWEHNSLTIQSPACSLESSLEVTDLLLLTALENPVKNIEDNMEQKEMDRTICSTNVLHKADQTLRRIVSQTMKEAKDEQVLPNNLKLLAEELNKLKAEFLEDLRQGNKYLCFQPTTDLSDVTSFFCNEKDNIVQKYFSKQH; translated from the exons ATGGAGACCGCGGCGGGCGCCCAGGCTGCCGGGAGCGCAGGGCCGCGGGAGCGAGGCCTTTGCGTGCTGTGCGGCCTGCCTGCAGCGGGAAAATCGACCTTCGCGCGCGCCCTGGGCCGCCGGCTGCGGCAGGAGCGAGGCTGGACCGTGGGTGTCCTCTCCTACGACGACGTCCTCCCAGACGCCTCCCTGGATTCCGAGGGCGCGCGGCCGCCG CCATCCCAATGGAAAATGCTTCGACAGGAACTGTTGAAGTACCTGGAATGCTTCTTGACTGCTGTCATTAGCGGGTGCCAGATGTCTGCCCCACCCAACAGGACTGAAGCCATATGGGAAAATTTTATAACTTGCCTAAAGGATCAAGATCTGATATTTTCTTCAGCACTCAAGGCCCCATATTGCTATCTCTTAGCAAAAACTGCTGTTTCTAGacctttatttttggttttagatGACAACTTTTATTATCAAAGTATGAGATACGAAGTCTTCCAGCTGGCTCGGAAat ATTGTCCCCTTGAGACCTGCTTGCAGAGGAATGGCCAGAGATTACGAGCCCTGCCTCCTGAGACCATTTATGCAATGGGGGAAAAGATAGAAAAGCCCAACCCTCAGAAAAATGCTTGGGAACACAACAGCCTTACAATTCAGAGTCCAGCATGTTCTTTGGAGAGCAG CCTGGAGGTGACTGATTTATTATTGCTTACTGCTTTGGAAAATCCAGTAAAGAATATTGAGGACAATATGGAACAAAAG GAAATGGACAGAACTATTTGTTCAACTAACGTTCTTCATAAAGCTGATCAGACACTCCGAAGAATTGTCTCTCAGACAATGAAGGAAGCAAAAG atgaaCAAGTACTTCCTAACAACTTGAAGCTTCTAGCAGAAGAACTTAATAAGCTCAAAGCAGAATTTCTGGAAGATCTAAGACAAGGAAACAAATATCTATGCTTTCAACCAACCACTGACCTATCAGATGtcacttcttttttttgtaatgagaaaGATAATATTGTACAGAAGTATTTTTCAAAGCAAcattaa
- the Pstk gene encoding L-seryl-tRNA(Sec) kinase isoform X1, whose product METAAGAQAAGSAGPRERGLCVLCGLPAAGKSTFARALGRRLRQERGWTVGVLSYDDVLPDASLDSEGARPPPSQWKMLRQELLKYLECFLTAVISGCQMSAPPNRTEAIWENFITCLKDQDLIFSSALKAPYCYLLAKTAVSRPLFLVLDDNFYYQSMRYEVFQLARKYSLGFCQLFLDCPLETCLQRNGQRLRALPPETIYAMGEKIEKPNPQKNAWEHNSLTIQSPACSLESSLEVTDLLLLTALENPVKNIEDNMEQKEMDRTICSTNVLHKADQTLRRIVSQTMKEAKDEQVLPNNLKLLAEELNKLKAEFLEDLRQGNKYLCFQPTTDLSDVTSFFCNEKDNIVQKYFSKQH is encoded by the exons ATGGAGACCGCGGCGGGCGCCCAGGCTGCCGGGAGCGCAGGGCCGCGGGAGCGAGGCCTTTGCGTGCTGTGCGGCCTGCCTGCAGCGGGAAAATCGACCTTCGCGCGCGCCCTGGGCCGCCGGCTGCGGCAGGAGCGAGGCTGGACCGTGGGTGTCCTCTCCTACGACGACGTCCTCCCAGACGCCTCCCTGGATTCCGAGGGCGCGCGGCCGCCG CCATCCCAATGGAAAATGCTTCGACAGGAACTGTTGAAGTACCTGGAATGCTTCTTGACTGCTGTCATTAGCGGGTGCCAGATGTCTGCCCCACCCAACAGGACTGAAGCCATATGGGAAAATTTTATAACTTGCCTAAAGGATCAAGATCTGATATTTTCTTCAGCACTCAAGGCCCCATATTGCTATCTCTTAGCAAAAACTGCTGTTTCTAGacctttatttttggttttagatGACAACTTTTATTATCAAAGTATGAGATACGAAGTCTTCCAGCTGGCTCGGAAat ATTCATTAGGCTTTTGCCAGCTCTTTTTAGATTGTCCCCTTGAGACCTGCTTGCAGAGGAATGGCCAGAGATTACGAGCCCTGCCTCCTGAGACCATTTATGCAATGGGGGAAAAGATAGAAAAGCCCAACCCTCAGAAAAATGCTTGGGAACACAACAGCCTTACAATTCAGAGTCCAGCATGTTCTTTGGAGAGCAG CCTGGAGGTGACTGATTTATTATTGCTTACTGCTTTGGAAAATCCAGTAAAGAATATTGAGGACAATATGGAACAAAAG GAAATGGACAGAACTATTTGTTCAACTAACGTTCTTCATAAAGCTGATCAGACACTCCGAAGAATTGTCTCTCAGACAATGAAGGAAGCAAAAG atgaaCAAGTACTTCCTAACAACTTGAAGCTTCTAGCAGAAGAACTTAATAAGCTCAAAGCAGAATTTCTGGAAGATCTAAGACAAGGAAACAAATATCTATGCTTTCAACCAACCACTGACCTATCAGATGtcacttcttttttttgtaatgagaaaGATAATATTGTACAGAAGTATTTTTCAAAGCAAcattaa